A single region of the Lepus europaeus isolate LE1 chromosome 1, mLepTim1.pri, whole genome shotgun sequence genome encodes:
- the HES6 gene encoding transcription cofactor HES-6 isoform X1: protein MAPSLAPGRDRTGREHEDCGEARGDRKARKPLVEKKRRARINESLQELRLLLAGAEVQAKLENAEVLELTVRRVQGALRGRAREREQLRAEASERFAAGYIQCMHEVHTFVSTCQAIDATVAAQLLNHLLESMPLREGSSFRDLLGGALAGPPGAPGRGGWAAGASPGSPLPSPPGPGDDLGSDLEEASEAELSRAPGERLHLAPAALGGLTAARMAQSVWRPW, encoded by the exons ATGGCCCCGTCCCTGGCCCCCGGCCGGGACCGTACGGGCCGGGAGCACGAAGACTGCGGGGAGGCTCGTGGGGACCGCAAG GCCCGGAAGCCCCTGGTGGAGAAGAAGCGGCGCGCGCGGATCAACgagagcctgcaggagctgcGGCTGCTGCTGGCGGGCGCCGAG GTGCAGGCCAAGCTGGAGAACGCCGAGGTGCTGGAGCTGACCGTGCGGCGCGTGCAGGGAGCGCTGCGGGGCCGGGCGCGCG AGCGCGAGCAGCTGCGGGCGGAAGCCAGCGAGCGCTTCGCCGCCGGCTACATCCAGTGTATGCACGAGGTGCACACCTTCGTGTCCACGTGCCAGGCCATTGACGCCACCGTCGCCGCCCAGCTCCTGAACCACCTGCTGGAGTCCATGCCCCTGCGCGAGGGCAGCAGCTTCCGAGACCTGCTGGGCGGCGCCCTGGCGGGGCCGCCGGGAGCCCCTGGGCGGGGCGGCTGGGCCGCAGGGGCGTCCCCGGGGTCCCCACTGCCCAGCCCCCCAGGTCCCGGGGACGACCTGGGCTCCGACCTGGAGGAGGCCTCCGAGGCTGAATTGAGTCGGGCGCCTGGGGAGCGGCTGCACTTGGCGCCTGCAGCCTTGGGCGGCCTCACTGCAGCCCGAATGGCCCAGAGCGTCTGGCGGCCCTGGTGA
- the HES6 gene encoding transcription cofactor HES-6 isoform X2, giving the protein MAPSLAPGRDRTGREHEDCGEARGDRKARKPLVEKKRRARINESLQELRLLLAGAEAKLENAEVLELTVRRVQGALRGRAREREQLRAEASERFAAGYIQCMHEVHTFVSTCQAIDATVAAQLLNHLLESMPLREGSSFRDLLGGALAGPPGAPGRGGWAAGASPGSPLPSPPGPGDDLGSDLEEASEAELSRAPGERLHLAPAALGGLTAARMAQSVWRPW; this is encoded by the exons ATGGCCCCGTCCCTGGCCCCCGGCCGGGACCGTACGGGCCGGGAGCACGAAGACTGCGGGGAGGCTCGTGGGGACCGCAAG GCCCGGAAGCCCCTGGTGGAGAAGAAGCGGCGCGCGCGGATCAACgagagcctgcaggagctgcGGCTGCTGCTGGCGGGCGCCGAG GCCAAGCTGGAGAACGCCGAGGTGCTGGAGCTGACCGTGCGGCGCGTGCAGGGAGCGCTGCGGGGCCGGGCGCGCG AGCGCGAGCAGCTGCGGGCGGAAGCCAGCGAGCGCTTCGCCGCCGGCTACATCCAGTGTATGCACGAGGTGCACACCTTCGTGTCCACGTGCCAGGCCATTGACGCCACCGTCGCCGCCCAGCTCCTGAACCACCTGCTGGAGTCCATGCCCCTGCGCGAGGGCAGCAGCTTCCGAGACCTGCTGGGCGGCGCCCTGGCGGGGCCGCCGGGAGCCCCTGGGCGGGGCGGCTGGGCCGCAGGGGCGTCCCCGGGGTCCCCACTGCCCAGCCCCCCAGGTCCCGGGGACGACCTGGGCTCCGACCTGGAGGAGGCCTCCGAGGCTGAATTGAGTCGGGCGCCTGGGGAGCGGCTGCACTTGGCGCCTGCAGCCTTGGGCGGCCTCACTGCAGCCCGAATGGCCCAGAGCGTCTGGCGGCCCTGGTGA
- the HES6 gene encoding transcription cofactor HES-6 isoform X3: MAPSLAPGRDRTGREHEDCGEARGDRKARKPLVEKKRRARINESLQELRLLLAGAEVQAKLENAEVLELTSASSCGRKPASASPPATSSVCTRCTPSCPRARPLTPPSPPSS; this comes from the exons ATGGCCCCGTCCCTGGCCCCCGGCCGGGACCGTACGGGCCGGGAGCACGAAGACTGCGGGGAGGCTCGTGGGGACCGCAAG GCCCGGAAGCCCCTGGTGGAGAAGAAGCGGCGCGCGCGGATCAACgagagcctgcaggagctgcGGCTGCTGCTGGCGGGCGCCGAG GTGCAGGCCAAGCTGGAGAACGCCGAGGTGCTGGAGCTGACC AGCGCGAGCAGCTGCGGGCGGAAGCCAGCGAGCGCTTCGCCGCCGGCTACATCCAGTGTATGCACGAGGTGCACACCTTCGTGTCCACGTGCCAGGCCATTGACGCCACCGTCGCCGCCCAGCTCCTGA